Proteins encoded together in one Coffea arabica cultivar ET-39 chromosome 2c, Coffea Arabica ET-39 HiFi, whole genome shotgun sequence window:
- the LOC140035139 gene encoding uncharacterized protein, protein MQTLVWRPCLVNLLAKLSPSPRQKAITFSLQPRAFSSSSSSDYTSQSRGRLPRFYSETLPASRGGIVRVQGDEFWHMTKVLRLNINDRIELFDGKGGLVEGHIQNIDRTGVDFVAAEKAKLVSPLAPQWHVFAAFGTLKGGRADWLVEKCTELGAGSVTPLLTERSPSISDNRFDRLERVILAASKQCQRLHEMTLNSPVMIGGVLPLVRQSKLSFVAVAEATPVFGALSTLRKESTGLMIIGPEGDFTETELRMIVEAGATAVGLGPHRLRVETATIAFLSTLMLWSTSPEN, encoded by the exons ATGCAAACCCTAGTTTGGAGACCTTGTCTGGTAAACCTACTAGCGAAGCTATCTCCATCTCCCCGGCAAAAGGCAATCACCTTTTCTCTCCAACCCCGAGCTTtctcttcttcatcttcttccgATTACACCAGTCAGTCTCGCGGCCGTCTCCCCCGGTTCTACTCCGAAACCCTCCCCGCTTCCAGGGGTGGAATTGTCCGTGTTCAAGGCGACGAGTTCTGGCATATGACAAAAGTCCTCCGATTAAACATCAACGACAG GATAGAGCTCTTTGATGGCAAAGGGGGTCTTGTTGAAGGACACATACAGAATATTGATCGCACAGGAGTTGATTTTGTGGCAGCGGAGAAGGCAAAGTTAGTATCTCCTCTGGCCCCACAATGGCATGTCTTTGCTGCTTTTG GAACTTTAAAGGGAGGTCGAGCTGATTGGCTTGTAGAGAAATGCACA GAACTGGGAGCTGGCAGTGTGACGCCTTTGTTGACTGAGCGTTCTCCATCCATTTCAGATAACCGATTTGACAGATTAGAACGTGTTATTCTTGCTGCATCGAAACAAT GTCAAAGGCTGCATGAAATGACTTTGAACTCTCCTGTGATGATTGGTGGAGTTTTGCCCCTT GTTCGTCAATCAAAACTATCATTCGTAGCTGTTGCGGAGGCTACTCCTGTTTTTGGTGCTTTGAGTACCTTAAGAAAAGAGTCAACTGGGCTAATGATAATTGGACCTGAAGGAG ACTTCACTGAGACAGAGTTGAGAATGATTGTCGAGGCTGGTGCGACTGCAGTTGGTCTTGGTCCACATCGCCTACGTGTTGAAACTGCTACTATTGCTTTTTTGTCGACTTTAATGTTATGGTCGACCTCTccggaaaattaa
- the LOC113731541 gene encoding uncharacterized protein yields the protein MGNQLEHLVESIKSKVKALNLKKKKKPYVKMDKSASVKVEIRSRKARQLIDKTLKGADRPGKRSVS from the coding sequence ATGGGTAACCAATTGGAGCACTTGGTGGAGTCCATAAAGTCCAAGGTGAAAGCactgaatttgaagaagaaaaagaagccaTACGTAAAGATGGACAAGAGTGCAAGTGTTAAAGTGGAGATCCGCAGTAGAAAAGCTCGCCAACTCATTGATAAGACTCTCAAGGGTGCCGATCGCCCCGGAAAGCGTAGCGTTTCTTGA
- the LOC140035529 gene encoding magnesium transporter MRS2-3-like: MADIDNSSPLRKKPLGVRPWLLFNSSGQSHILEAGKHAIMRRTGITGRDLRILDPDLSYPCTISGRERAIIFSVENIKAVIMAHEVLLLNSKDPAVAPFAEVLCEKILHHHDSIDPEEVGAEFGGENLDDRKRLPLEFVVLEACLDEACTWLDNEAKKPYTYSLLIFRG, from the coding sequence ATGGCTGATATTGACAATAGCTCCCCACTCAGGAAGAAGCCGTTGGGGGTCCGTCCATGGCTTCTATTCAACTCGTCCGGTCAGTCCCATATATTGGAAGCAGGGAAGCATGCTATTATGCGGCGAACAGGTATCACCGGCCGAGATCTGCGTATTCTGGACCCTGATCTTTCGTATCCATGTACCATTTCGGGCCGTGAACGAGCCATAATATTCAGTGTGGAGAACATCAAGGCTGTGATTATGGCTCATGAAGTCCTCTTGCTCAACTCCAAGGACCCCGCTGTCGCGCCCTTCGCAGAAGTGCTTTGTGAAAAAATCTTGCACCACCATGATAGCATCGATCCAGAGGAAGTAGGGGCCGAGTTTGGAGGAGAAAATTTGGATGATCGGAAGCGTCTTCCCCTCGAGTTTGTTGTCTTGGAGGCTTGCCTCGACGAGGCATGCACTTGGCTGGACAACGAGGCAAAGAAACCATATACTTACTCGCTTTTGATTTTTCGAGGATGA
- the LOC113731544 gene encoding pre-mRNA-processing protein 40A: MANNSQYTGMQPHRPPLIGSLGPPQSALPSMPLQYRAVPPPQQTQPYVALAPQPFLGHANVRMPPPPLPPAPQIQFHQPMHQLPLIPPPAGEGLPQAQARPLQDFQQSGPPTPVPGQPQQSTQISNNYMPGFGGPRMPLSSSNTQINVDPASQHQPMSQTTLLNFPAEGQAWLSNGNQGTKPITPVQQTQEPCASAANPEITSKPDLGEKVSLLWIEHTARNGKKYYYNRLTRLSTWEKPLALMTPIERADASTDWREYTSPDGRKYYYNRVTKQSKWRIPDEVKLARERVNLDSLNKTQERKDASSQDSAAVSTSEVNASSSSIEASIFPAQPAVSSPNPVAPIVTEQSLVTPESSIPAAEVSPVAMDDVDMQTSLESHTPFVAVLDKDAVSVALETTVRTPVSSCAVLSAPDTSVAGVSPGNSEEAKKDIKDSARSEEKTVEQGPLVYENKLEAKNAFKALLETENVGSDWTWDQAMRVIINDRRYGALKSLGERKQTFNEFASQKKKQEAEERRARQKKAREDFKKMLEESKELTPSIRWSKAISIFEDDERFKAVERAKDREDLFENYKEELEKKERAKAMEEQKRNRVEYLEFLKSCDFIKASSQWRKVQDRLEADERCSRLEKIDRLEIFQEYIRDLEKEEEEQLKLRREEQRKAERKNRDEFRKLMEEHVAAGILTAKTLWRDYCIQVKDSPAYLAVSSNSSGSTAKELFDDVSEELVKKYLDDKAQIRDAVDIREISLTSSSTLDDFKAAIAKDVGSPVSDVNLKLVFDELLERAREKEEKEAKRRKRLADDLYQFLHGSKEISISSRWEDWKQLIEHRFIGEESFLQETFEKFIMEQKEKAKEKERKHREDKARKDKDRRYREKKKEKHRRDKEKVVESRKGKERPKSDGTDSDRTESHSFEERERSGRDRDSKHRKRHSSDNTSLDENEKDRPRNSHRHSDERKKLKRVELHSRTPEIASDSQYKKQRRDHRDSYRSGDHDEYRGGEIDEDGEVR; the protein is encoded by the exons ATGGCAAATAATTCTCAATACACTGGAATGCAG CCCCATCGGCCTCCACTAATTGGTTCTCTTGGTCCTCCACAAAGTGCTCTTCCATCCATGCCCCTGCAA TACCGGGCTGTGCCCCCACCACAGCAGACACAGCCATATGTTGCCTTGGCTCCTCAACCATTTCTTGGACATGCAAACGTCCGAATGCCCCCACCACCTCTTCCTCCGGCTCCACAAATTCAGTTTCACCAACCTATGCATCAGCTTCCTCTTATACCTCCTCCGGCAGGAGAAGGTCTGCCTCAAGCACAGGCAAGGCCCCTGCAAGATTTTCAGCAGAGCGGACCTCCTACACCTGTTCCTGGACAGCCTCAGCAAAGTACACAGATCTCAAATAACTATATGCCAGGCTTTGGTGGACCCAGAATGCCTCTTTCATCATCAAATACT CAAATTAATGTGGATCCTGCTTCCCAGCACCAGCCAATGTCCCAGACAACACTTCTGAATTTTCCTGCTGAGGGACAAGCTTGGTTATCAAATGGAAATCAGGGCACAAAACCTATTACACCTGTGCAGCAGACACAAGAACCATGTGCAAGTGCTGCAAACCCA GAAATAACTTCCAAACCTGACCTTGGTGAAAAGGTTTCTTTGCTTTGGATAGAGCACACCGCTCGTAACGGGAAAAA GTACTATTACAATAGGTTGACAAGGCTTTCTACTTGGGAGAAGCCTCTAGCATTAATGACACCGATTGAG AGGGCTGATGCTTCAACTGACTGGAGAGAATATACTAGTCCTGATGGCAGGAA GTATTACTACAATAGAGTTACTAAACAATCGAAGTGGCGTATCCCTGATGAAGTCAAG TTGGCTCGTGAACGTGTAAATTTGGACTCTTTGAATAAAACACAAGAAAGAAAGGATGCAAGCTCTCAGGACTCAGCTGCTGTCTCCACTTCTGAAGTCAATGCATCGTCTTCCAGTATAGAAGCATCTATTTTCCCTGCTCAACCTGCTGTGTCAAGCCCAAATCCAGTGGCACCAATTGTTACCGAACAATCTTTAGTGACTCCTGAATCTTCAATCCCAGCAGCTGAGGTTTCTCCTGTGGCAATGGACGATGTTGATATGCAGACTTCTTTAGAATCTCATACACCATTTGTTGCTGTCTTAGACAAGGATGCAGTCTCAGTTGCCTTGGAAACTACTGTTAGAACACCAGT AAGTAGTTGTGCTGTTTTGTCTGCTCCGGATACTTCAGTTGCTGGAGTTTCTCCAGGAAATAGTGAG GAAGCCAAAAAAGACATCAAAGATAGTGCAAGATCCGAAGAGAAAACAGTTGAGCAGGGGCCCTTGGTCTATGAGAACAAGCTG GAGGCAAAGAATGCATTCAAAGCCCTTTTGGAAACTGAAAATGTTGGGTCAGACTGGACTTGGGATCAG GCAATGAGAGTAATAATTAATGATCGAAGATATGGTGCTTTAAAATCCCTTGGAGAGAGGAAGCAAACTTTTAACGAG TTTGCGagccaaaagaaaaagcaagaagCTGAAGAGAGACGTGCTAGACAGAAAAAAGCACGGGAAGATTTCAAGAAGATGCTAGAA GAATCCAAAGAGCTCACACCATCCATAAGATGGAG TAAAGCAATTTCCATATTTGAAGATGATGAGCGATTTAAAGCAGTTGAACGAGCTAAAGATCGTGAGGATCtttttgaaaattataaggAGGAACTTGAGAAGAAG GAACGGGCAAAAGCTATGGAAGAGCAGAAACGTAATAGAGTGGAATATTTAGAATTTCTTAAATCTTGTGATTTTATAAAG GCAAGCAGCCAGTGGCGAAAAGTTCAAGATCGCTTAGAGGCTGATGAAAGGTGCTCACGCCTTGAAAAAATTGATCGCTTGGAAATATTTCAG GAATACATTCGTGATCTAGAGAAGGAAGAAGAGGAGCAATTGAAATTGCGGAGG GAAGAACAAAGAAAAGCAGAGCGTAAAAATCGTGACGAATTCCGCAAGCTGATGGAGGAGCATGTTGCAGCGGGCATACTCACTGCAAAAACTCTCTGGCGTGATTACTGTATTCAG GTTAAAGATTCGCCTGCTTATCTGGCTGTCTCATCAAACTCCTCAGGGTCAACTGCAAAAGAACTTTTTGACGATGTCTCGGAGGAGCTAGTAAAGAAG TATTTGGATGATAAGGCCCAGATAAGAGATGCAGTCGACATCAGAGag ATCAGTTTGACATCATCTTCAACTCTTGACGACTTCAAGGCTGCAATTGCAAAAGATGTCGGTTCACCAGTTTCAGACGTTAATTTAAAA CTTGTATTTGATGAGCTACTGGAAAGAGCTAgggaaaaggaggaaaaagaagctAAGAGGCGTAAACGCCTTGCTGATGACCTTTATCAATTTCTGCATGGCTCAAAG gaaatttcaatttcttcaagatGGGAGGACTGGAAACAACTTATTGAACACAG GTTCATTGGAGAAGAGAGTTTTCTTcaggaaacttttgaaaagtTCATAATGGAACAAAAGGAAAAGGCAAAAGAGAAGGAACGAAAGCATAGGGAGGATAAG GCCAGAAAAGATAAAGACAGAAGGTAtagggagaagaagaaagagaaacaccGAAGAGACAAGGAGAAAGTAGTTGAAAGCaggaaagggaaagagagaCCCAAGAGTGATGGAACGGACAGTGATAGAACAGAGTCCCACAGTTTTGAAGAGAGAGAAAGGTCAGGCAGAGACAGGGACAGTAAACACAGGAAGCGGCACTCAAGTGACAATACAAGTTTGGATGAAAACGAGAAAGATCGGCCTAGGAACTCTCACAGACACAGTGATGAACGCAAAAAATTGAAGCGG GTGGAACTGCACTCGAGGACTCCTGAAATTGCTTCAGATAGCCAATACAAGAAACAGAGGAGAGATCATAGGGATTCTTACAGGAGTGGTGATCATGATGAGTACAGGGGTGGAGAAATTGATGAGGATGGGGAGGTTCGGTAG
- the LOC140035856 gene encoding magnesium transporter MRS2-3-like, whose protein sequence is MERVHQFKSRLIGITNRVQKVKDELERLLDDDDPMSKMYLTENQLQQQLQNYCAHEDQLDDKNNEVILSDVEYRTPADNLTENSEGSTRHGTDLLHTNHAQEQEFVDAASSVFSRKSQATYASSKRSDRSKRQSVKDLEMLLEAFFVRIDATLNGLSTLREYVDDTEGYISIMLDDKLNNLMEMVIKLMTATVALTCFMIVDAVLAINIHIDLFNDTEPPNKSFLWMICAGSFGTICIYIIAMWLYRYKGLLH, encoded by the exons ATGGAACGTGTGCACCAATTTAAGAGCCGCTTAATCGGGATAACTAATCGTGTTCAAAAG GTGAAGGATGAATTAGAGCGTTTGCTAGATGATGATGACCCCATGTCTAAGATGTATCTGACAGAGAACCAACTACAACAGCAGCTTCAAAATTATTGTGCacacgaagatcaactagatgacAAGAATAACGAAGTAATTCTGTCAGACGTAGAATATAG GACGCCAGCTGACAACTTGACAGAAAACAGTGAAGGTTCCACCAGACATGGTACTGATCTTCTTCATACCAATCATGCTCAAGAACAGGAATTTGTTGACGCTGCTAGTTCAGTATTTAGCAGAAAAAGCCAAGCAACCTATGCCAGTAGCAAACGCAGTGACAGAAGCAAACGTCAAAGTGTAAAGGATCTTGAAATGCTTCTGGAAGCATTCTTTGTTCGTATTGATGCTACGCTCAACGGATTATCCACT CTGAGGGAGTATGTAGATGATACTGAAGGCTATATCAGCATTATGCTCGATGACAAACTGAACAACCTGATGGAGATGGTGATCAAGCTGATGACAGCAACCGTAGCATTGACTTGTTTTATGATCGTAGACGCAGTTTTGGCTATAAACATTCACATTGATTTGTTCAATGACACTGAACCTCCAAACAAATCCTTCTTGTGGATGATTTGTGCCGGCAGCTTTGGTactatatgtatatacataatTGCAATGTGGCTGTATAGATACAAAGGATTGCTGCATTGA
- the LOC140035140 gene encoding uncharacterized protein — MGKEKQYWLLKTEPGEWSWEDQAANGGVSKWDGVKNKQAQKNMKSMRTGDLCFFYHSGSKARRVVGVVSVVREWYADDSGDSAVDVKAVGEMRRPVDLGEMKKESGLQGCGLFRQPRLSVVPVEKSMWERVCEMGGGFEGDGRADENPEGSC; from the coding sequence ATGGGTAAAGAAAAACAATACTGGCTGCTAAAAACGGAGCCAGGGGAGTGGTCATGGGAGGACCAAGCAGCGAATGGTGGTGTATCCAAATGGGACGGCGTCAAGAACAAGCAAGCCCAGAAGAATATGAAGTCCATGAGAACTGGAGATCTCTGCTTTTTCTACCATTCCGGCTCCAAAGCCCGCCGCGTGGTGGGTGTGGTCTCTGTTGTCCGTGAATGGTACGCTGATGATAGCGGTGATAGTGCGGTGGATGTGAAGGCGGTTGGCGAAATGCGGAGGCCGGTGGACTTGGGGGAAATGAAGAAAGAGAGTGGACTGCAAGGATGTGGCCTGTTCAGGCAGCCGAGGTTGTCGGTGGTGCCTGTGGAGAAGAGCATGTGGGAGAGGGTGTGTGAGATGGGTGGCGGGTTTGAAGGTGATGGTAGAGCTGATGAAAATCCTGAAGGGTCCTGCTAG